GGGGGATAATGGATCCCTGGGAGCCCCTTCTTGCAGCAGAGGCAGTTCCTCAGGGGACACCTGTGGCAGAGAGATGGTGTAAAAACATCTCTGAAGGCTTCTTGTTTATGCGGTGCCAACCACAAAGTCCCAAGCAAAGGAACAGCACACACAGCGTGCCCGAAGCGCTGCCTTGGGCTaatctggagctgctgctgggagacaacatgatgaaaaacatttacaacAAAGTATTGTTATCCAAATAGGCGGCAAATAGACCCCAGACTACAGCATAAAGATGACTATATCTGTAACAAAACCCATGAAACCCTCCTGCGTTTCCCAGGTGGGAACAGTCGGGTGTTTGTTGAAGTCGGGTGTGTTGAAGGAAAAAGGCAGAGGTCCTCAGCTGGGGGCTTTCTCCCTGGTCTGGGCACCCAGGAGCAGCCCAGAGGGGATGTGCTCAGCGGTCTTCCCCCCACAGGAGCCAGCAAGAGGCCCCGGTGAGCCAGCAGAGAGCGGGGACATGGGGCcggcagcaccccaaaaccaccagcAGCGCCTGGAGCACATCGTGAGGAGGGCAGCGGTGGAGGacaaggtgaggggggggccACAGTTATCAGCAGTAAGGTCGGAGGGCCCTTTACCCATCAGCGGGCTGTGCAATGTGTCCCCGGGGTGTTTCTCCTGCAGCCATGTGGCCACAAAACCCCTGTGGCTGCTCCGTTCCCTGCTCCTGGGGATATTGGTGCCTGGGGAGGTGGGTCCTGCAGCCCACCCCCTGAAGGCCCCATCCATCGTGGGGACAGGAGATGTGGCAGTGCCTTCAGCACAGCCCACGTACTCCTGTATCGGAGCACCCAAACCCCATCTGGCTGCAGCCAGGGAGGTTGGTGGGGAGCAGCCGGAGCAGCGCCAGGGACCAGCCGGGCACCGCGGGGCTGCCCTGGTCCCGTGCCACTGCCCTTTGTCCTGGACTGAACTTCAGACTTTAGCCCTCAGCAAAACCCTGTTTAACACAGCAACCCCTAACATTTGTCTTTTCCTACTGATTTTGAATGTTGTTTGCGTTTTACCAAGGCCACTCGCCCTTTCCGCAGGATTTGCATTCAGCTCCTGCTCGGTGGCTTCCTGCTCCTGCGCCGGGGGTTGGAGCAGGCACCGGCGGGGCTGCGCTGACCCCcgccttgtttgtttttcacagccTGAGACTGACTTCTTCGGGCGGCCTCTTCTGCGGCAGAGGGTGTCCACAGCCCCGGGTAGGTGGCAGGGGGACGGGGTGCCCACAGGTGCTGCCGGGGGTCCCTGTATTTGCAGTGCTTGGACCCCACGTGCACGGGTCCCCAGCTGGGTGTTCTGTCCCtaagccctgtccccagcctgggggAATGTTGGTGGGCTGGGAAAGGGAAACTGGGAAATGAActgggctggggagcagggttATGGGGTCCTGCAAGTGTCTGTGGGAGCTGAGTCGTGGCATCAGCTGTGCGCCTGCAACCCTCCCTGTGTGCAGTGTGAGCTCCCCTCTTGGTGGGGCTCATGAGAATAAAGGGGGGGAGTTCCTCCACGTTCCTTACCCCCAGTCTTCCTCCCcgtcccctgccctgcagcccctcagcccTCCGAGCAAGATTCAGTCGAGAGACAGATGGGAAAGGCCGTGGGCAACAGCGACGTCTGGTTCCGATTTAATGAAGGGGTTTCAAACGCGGTCAGGAGGAACCTCTACATCAAGGACCTGCTCTAGCAGGGACCAGAGGGAACCTAGGAAATACCGGAGAGAGGAGCGAAATGATAAGCTGGCTTTTAGCTGTTTCACCCTTGAATGGAGCGGGTGCAGGTGgtgctgatatttttttttaataaccagttgttttgtttaaaaaaaaaataaaatataaaaattaataaaatcttgaaatattgctgtttatttcatttataaaccCTTAGTTGCCATATTTTGCCTGTTGTGCTGCAAAACTGCATAGCCTACAATATACAAAAGAGTAAAATCAttgtaaatgttttataaaagttttttttcctttacaagtTGAAAAATCGGTCACGTTTACAGAAGGGGGGCAGAAGCACGTGGAAGGCTGTACCTGCCCCCCACAGCCCATCCCCAGAGAAACTTTCACTCCTCCTGTAGCCCTCTGCTTCGACCCACACCTCACCTTGCCCACCCCGTGTCTCTTTTCCCAGGCACCccatataaaaaagaaaacgcTTTcactactaaaaataaaaagacaagatGAGGGTAGGGTTTTTCAGTTAGTCGTATTCGGAAGCTACCTAATAAAAAAGTGTACATTCACCGTTAGGCCGGGCGCCCGGCGGGCCCGAGCCGCTGCCGGCCCGCGGCCCTCAGAGGATGCTGCACTTCCCCTTCTCCACCCAGGGGTTGTTCTTCATCAGCTCCGGGTTCAGGAAGGGATCTTCTGGGATGCCGTCCTCGATCCACTTCACAAACCtgcaggaggggttgggggggggttacaCAGCCTGGCTTTTTGGGGCTGCTGTGCACAAACCCTCCCCGATTTGCTCCGCACCGAAGCGAGGCCTGCACACGGTGGGCCCAGGGCAGCGTTTTGCTGTGGGAGCCATCAGGCCGGAGCCCCCAGCTCTCCGAGACCTCATCAGCTGCCTCCTGTCCCCAGTGCCTGTGGCTGCCGTGTGCTGCCGGCCTCGCCACTGCCCTGTGAACCGTGCTCAGGTCgcccttttcctctccccccctcACTGTGTAAGAGGGAGGCCGCGGGGATGGGCCGAGCCCCTTCGTGGTGGGCAGCAGCGAGGCACAAGCCATGCAGAAATGCCTCTTTGCAACTCTGCTTTTATAGGTTTCATTTCCAGCTTTGCTTTGCAGCTTCTGGGCACCCACCCTCACACCCACAGCCCCGTTTTGCCCTCCCCAGTCAGCTCAGGCTTtggtcctgcagcccccagccgccccctggcagccccgctgccctggCAGCGTTTGGGTGCGTGGCAGCGTGCATGGCACGGGGTATGGGGGTGTTTTCAGAGCACATGGGGTTGGACCTCATTCCACTTTGGGGTACAGGAGAGGGTACAAGGCAGAGGCTGAGCCCAAAGCGCTGGGGGGCTCCCAGGGAGACCCAGGGGTCCTACAGCTGCCGCCACGTCCTGGCCGCTTGGGCAGCTTGAGAGAAGCAGGCATGGGGCGTTACGagcacctgggggggggtctggcgAGGCTTCAGCAGCTGGGGCTTGGGTGACCGCGGGGGGACGATTTCTGAATCGTTTGGGGAGGAGATTtggagggggcagggggaggaagcCCCGCCGTCGCTCCCCGGCCATGCCCACTCACTCGGGTATCGTCTTGGAGGACATCTCCCGCTTGTAGGCCAGCTGGTACTTGAGGCTTTCCACCTCCTTCTTCCACTGCGGCAGGTCCCACTCGTCCATGGCACCCGGGCTCGGCGGGGGCTCGGCGCGGCGGTGGCGGGGGCTGAAAGGCAGGGTGTCCGCGCTGTGtccccggctgccccccgccccatcCCCGTGCTCCCTGAGCTCCCGGGGACGTTCCCAATCCCACCCATTGTGGACCTGTGGCTCCGAGAGATTTCGGGAGGTTTTGCTGCCTCGGCCGGAGGCGAGGGCTGCACTTACCTCGGTGGCACGGCCGGGCACAGCAGCGAGTGCCCGGTGCCGCGCTCTTGTAGCCACGCTGAGCCCGCGGGCACATGCAAAGCCTGCCCTGGAGAGCCGGGCTGGATTTGACTGTGATTTGGCTGTTGGTGTGTGCAAATAACAAACCAGAGACTCTctggggcggggggcagcgtTCCCCTGCCTGGCTGTGGCCCTGAGCGAGGGGCAGGAGGGATTTtggccctgcagagccctggaGAAAGGGCTGCGGTGTGTGGTGGGGATGTATTGCAGCCCCCCCCAAGCCAGTATTTGGGGCTGGGGTGAGatccatcccccccccctcccagcctcacccctgggctgcagcagcccccaagGGCAGCACCGAGTGGCACCATCCACTGGGGAAGGAGGCCCTGTGGCCCCTGGGGAGGGCTggtgggggtgaggggagcAAAGCACCGAGAACCCCACAGCAACACAGCTAATAgtggggacatggtggggaaactgaggcacagcacCCAATCGGGCACAAGCTGTGACCACAGCTGCATGAGCCCTGGTTCCCCATGCTGTCCCAGGGACGGGTGGCACAAGGGGACGTTTCCTCCTGCCCGTGGCCAGCCATGACCCCAGCAaagcccggggccgtgctctgtccggcacagagcagcaccaggcccACCCGGCAGCATCGCTTTGCACCGGGGTGACCAAAGCAGGGACACCCCGCATCCCGGGCCAGCCTCAGCCCCCACGcagggcagggctcagcagctCGGCGCTTCTGCTGAGCATCCACAGGAAAAATAACCGGCACGGCCGGGAGGAGGGtgagcacccagcacccagcatcCCTGCGCGCCCGCGGTCCGGCCTCCCCGCTGCTCCCGCTCCCTCCGGCGGCTCTCCCGGTGGACAAGCATCCCCGGCCCCGCTCCAGCCATCCCAGCAGCATCCCAGTGCCACGGCCACAGCTGAGCTCTCCACCTACCTCGGCTGGAAAAGGTGTTAGCAGGAGCGGGGGCTGCGTCCGTCCCCGCCGGCTCGGCAAGCTGCGCTGGCCTCGCCTCCCGCTAGCGCTGCCCTCGCTGTCAGCAAGCCCAAATCCTCTGTGTAATCTATTAATGCACGGCCCGTCCAGCTGCCTCCGACAGGGCAAGAGCCGGATAATGAGAgcgtcctcccccccccgctgctcccGGGGGATTTGGCTCCGCTGAACGTGAGCTCCGGGACGAAGGCAGCGTGCTGGTaccggggctgcggcggccgtGCTGCCGAAACAGGGCTACCCCGGCCTCGGCTGAGCTGTAAGGGATGGACGGGCCCCGGGGGGACACGTGTGGGCCGAGTGCTGGGACATAGCAGCACCCCAGGGAGTGCCTGCAtccctgcccgtgtccctgctcCTGTCTGTGCCTGTATCCCTGCCCACATCTCTGCCCATGTCTATGCCTGCATCCCTGCCCGCATCCCTGCTCACGTCCCTGCCTGAATCCTTGCAAAGCTTTCCTGGGTGCCATCAGCAAGGACTTCCCCATATGTAAACCCCAAGACCCACGGCATTGCTTTCCCCTGGCTGGTGGCTCTGCGCTGCCCCTGGTTTTCTTGCACCTTCCCATTTtcctggtgctggcagggccAGGAGGCAGGGATTTGCAGGGGTGCACATGGGGATGGCttactaagaagaaaaaaaaaaaaaaataaataaaaaaaaataaaataaaatacaaaagctgaGCAGTTGGAAACTAAATATTTGGCCAGGGTGaagggcaggggaagcacaAGTTGAACAACAGcattaaaaagcagcaattaGTGTAACttacagggaggaaaaagataAAGCAACGCTAAGTGTTGTTAACTGATTAAAATCACCGTAAttgaagcaaaagcaaaaccgcaaaggaaaaaacaaacagaacaaaacaaaacaaacaaaaaaacccacccacaTTAAgcaaccattaaaaaaaaaaagtagataacTATGATGACAGCATTTttttgctgcttaaaaaaaaaaaataacaacaacaaaaaaccaaaaacacacagacaagctgcccaagccctgccccagggcagTCTGCGTGGGCACTAAGCGCCCTCCTTTGTGCCAGTCCtgggctgctcctcctgcacccacaggagctgctcccccagcccgaGGCGCCTGCCCGAGGTGTCCTGGTCTCAGGGGACCCAGCAGGGCCGCACGCCCATGGGGTGCTCCAGGGGGTGCAGGGCGATGCCGCAGGGTGAGCAGGGACCCCCAAACAAAACCGTGTGCTGAGCCTGGTGCCTGCCGATCACCTCC
This is a stretch of genomic DNA from Anser cygnoides isolate HZ-2024a breed goose chromosome 15, Taihu_goose_T2T_genome, whole genome shotgun sequence. It encodes these proteins:
- the GNG13 gene encoding guanine nucleotide-binding protein G(I)/G(S)/G(O) subunit gamma-13 isoform X1 — translated: MLPGGPGAALCRTEHGPGLCWGHGWPRAGGNVPLCHPSLGQHGEPGLMQLWSQLVPDWVLCLSFPTMSPLLAVLLWGSRCFAPLTPTSPPQGPQGLLPQWMVPLGAALGGCCSPGVRLGGGGDGSHPSPKYWLGGGCNTSPPHTAALSPGLCRAKIPPAPRSGPQPGRGTLPPAPESLWFVICTHQQPNHSQIQPGSPGQALHVPAGSAWLQERGTGHSLLCPAVPPSPRHRRAEPPPSPGAMDEWDLPQWKKEVESLKYQLAYKREMSSKTIPEFVKWIEDGIPEDPFLNPELMKNNPWVEKGKCSIL
- the GNG13 gene encoding guanine nucleotide-binding protein G(I)/G(S)/G(O) subunit gamma-13 isoform X2, which gives rise to MDEWDLPQWKKEVESLKYQLAYKREMSSKTIPEFVKWIEDGIPEDPFLNPELMKNNPWVEKGKCSIL